The following proteins come from a genomic window of Kitasatospora sp. NBC_01246:
- a CDS encoding DsbA family protein, translating to MAQPTEQPARKQSQRVSARERIQEAQLRERAAAKRRQRIVVGVSIVAVLALAGGTALAINAAGGDDPSSASAAADPTALVVPANTTGPDGTVIVYGKPDAAHTLQVFEDFRCPVCKSFEATNGDTVRKLADDGTVRVEYHLAAFLDKNLGGKGSRTALAAVGAALNEGVDKFKQFHDVLYANQPDEREDGFGDVNHLLDLAGQVPGLKTDAFVKAVTDRTYAPWAKKVADAFNDSGVTGTPTVKLDGKPITLFSGNRATTPEQFTAQVKQAAGLQ from the coding sequence ATGGCCCAGCCCACCGAACAGCCCGCCCGTAAGCAGTCCCAGCGCGTCAGCGCCCGCGAGCGGATCCAGGAGGCGCAGCTGCGCGAGCGCGCCGCCGCCAAGCGCCGGCAGCGGATCGTCGTCGGCGTCTCGATCGTCGCCGTCCTCGCCCTGGCCGGCGGTACCGCGCTGGCGATCAACGCGGCGGGCGGCGACGACCCGTCCAGCGCGTCCGCCGCCGCCGACCCGACCGCGCTGGTCGTCCCGGCCAACACCACCGGCCCCGACGGCACCGTGATCGTGTACGGCAAGCCGGACGCCGCCCACACCCTCCAGGTGTTCGAGGACTTCCGCTGCCCGGTCTGCAAGAGCTTCGAGGCGACCAACGGCGACACCGTCAGGAAGCTGGCGGACGACGGCACCGTCAGGGTGGAGTACCACCTGGCGGCGTTCCTCGACAAGAACCTCGGCGGCAAGGGCTCGCGCACCGCGCTCGCAGCCGTCGGCGCGGCGCTCAACGAGGGCGTCGACAAGTTCAAGCAGTTCCACGACGTGCTGTACGCCAACCAGCCCGACGAGCGCGAGGACGGCTTCGGCGACGTCAACCACCTGCTGGACCTGGCCGGCCAGGTGCCCGGTCTGAAGACGGACGCCTTCGTCAAGGCGGTGACCGACCGCACCTACGCCCCGTGGGCGAAGAAGGTCGCGGACGCCTTCAACGACAGCGGGGTGACGGGCACGCCGACGGTCAAGCTGGACGGCAAGCCGATCACCCTGTTCAGCGGGAACCGCGCCACCACGCCGGAGCAGTTCACCGCCCAGGTGAAGCAGGCCGCGGGCTTGCAGTGA